The Armatimonadota bacterium DNA segment TTGGGCGGGATGAAATGTACGTGCGTGCGCACGTCCCCCACACTGGCGAACCAGGGGAACGACCGAACGGGCTGGTAGTTGTAGAACAGAGCCAGATGGTCGGGGTAGAACTCTGCACCGCTCACCTCCACCACCGCCCTGCCTGTGCCGTCGTCCAGCACGAAGTCCACGCCATCGGAGGAGCTGTAGATGGTCTCCCAGCGGTAGACGGTGCGTGTCCTCCAGCGCTTGCTCTGCGAGTCATAGTACTGCTCCGTGCGACGGACGTAGCGTTCGGAGATCTCCCGGATATAGATGCCGGAGATGTTTCCTACCTGGCTGGTGACCACGCCGAAAGCGGCTTCAGCCACCCCGCGCACTTTCACGAACCCGTGCGAGGCGCTGCGCAAACGAGTGAGGGGAGTATTTCGCAACAGTTGTCCCTGCTGCCAGGTGCGCGCGGCGAACACCATGCAGGCGATGCTGCCGATGGTGAGCACGCCTGCTATCCAGCTTTCGGGTTGGGGAGAGAACTGCTGTGCCGCCAGCAGCACCCCCAGCGGGAGCATCATGCTTCCCCCTGCCGCGAGCAGAAGGCTCAGGAGAACCTGTGCGAACAAAGCCCGGGTGTTCCATCCGCTTGCCCACTGTAGAATCACCATTTGTACCACCAGCACCGCCAGAAACACCCAGACCATCGGCGTCAACCAGTTCACCCCGGCTTCCGGCGTCGGCGGGGGCGACGGGACAGGGGGAGGCTCAGTATACGGGCGAGTGTAGTCGTAGTAGTCATACTGGATATCCGTAGGCGGCAGTTTCGCCATACCCTCATGCGCCCGGCGTATCAGGTCGGAACCTGAGGGTGCAAGAGCCAAGCATCGTTCATACCAGCGTTTGGCGGTAGCGTATCTGCCCAGCTGGTGTGACCACTCCGCATAGCGGAAGGCGACTTGAGCGCGAGCGAGGTTATTGGGCGCAAGGGCGAACGCTTTCTCCAGCGCCTCCAGAGCGCGGTCACCCTCTCCTCTCTCCCACGCTTGCCGGGCACGCTCCAACTGCTGTTTCCATGCAGGAGTAGTGCGCGCGGGTTGCTGTGCCCAGGTAGTGACGGCGCACAACATGGCGGCAAGTGCAGCTATGAGCAGTGTGGCTCTCATGGTTTCCTTTACTCAGACCACCGGAAGCAGGTCCAAGTTGCATCCCGGCGATAACAGGCGACAATACAGATTTTTCTCTGTTCCTGTTGCTTCCTGCCATGTATAATATGAGAGGAGAAGTGCCCGGTCATAGAGCGTTCTATGCTTTTCTGGATGTCTTTCCCTGGGGGAGGGCGAACCCTCTGGTGAGCCGAAATAGCAATTGTTCCACCTGAGAAAGGAACCTTTGCCCATGCACTTCTTGAAATCGCCGATTTATGAACTCAAACAGACTACCCGGGAGTTTCGGTGGAGCGATGCCTTCGTTTTGCTGACCATCACGGCGTTGCTCTATATGGGGGTGCACTTTGGTTTTCATGCGCCGGAGGTGGTGAAGGGTCCGGGCATTACCCTGGAGCCGTCTGCGCTGCCGTACTATGCGCTGCGTTCGGTACTGCGGATGGCGGCGGCGTATCTGCTCTCACTGGCGTTTACGCTGGTATACGGCTACGCAGCAGCGCGCAGCCGTCGGGCGGAACAGATTCTGCTGCCCACGCTGGACGTGCTGCAGAGCGTGCCGATACTCTCCTTCCTGCCGGTGGTGTTGCTGGGACTGAGTGCGATCATGCACGAGAGGCTGGCAGCAGAACTGGCGTCCATCGTGCTCATTTTTACCAGCCAGGTGTGGAACATGACCTTCTCGTGGTACCAGTCGTTGACCACACTGCCGCGAGACCTGCGCGAGGCGGCGGATGTGTTCCGCATGAACTGGTGGCTGCGCATGCGCAAGCTGGAGTTGCCCTTTGGCGCGATAGGACTTATCTGGAACAGCATGATGAGCTGGGCAGGCGGATGGTTTTTCCTGATGGCGGCGGAGATATTCACCGTCGGCGAGCGTGACTACAGGCTGCCCGGTCTGGGAGCGTACCTGCGGGAGGCATCCCATCAGGGTAACGTGGTTGCCATCGTGTGGGGGCTGGGCACTCTGGTGCTGGTGATTGTATTGCTGGACCAGCTGGTATGGCGACCGCTGGTCGCCTGGAGCGAGAAGTTCAAGCTGGAGATGATCGAGCAGGAAACACACGCCAGCTCGTGGTTCTATGATATCTTGCGCACCTCCAGGCTGTCGGAGCGCATATCTGCTTTCTGGGAGCGTGTCGGGGAAAGAGTAGATGCGTGGTCGCTGCGAGTCTGGCCGTTTCGCCAGCAACACGTCTCTGAGCATCCCCAGCGTGAGGACATCGCCTGGCGGATTTTCTTCGCCACCGTGTTGCTGCTGGTAGGCTATGGCACGTTGCGTGCCCTGCACCTGCTCACACAGGTGCAGCTGTTGCAATGGCTGGACATCCTGCAGGGCGTATTCATGACCGCGCTGCGGGTTTTTGTCGCGCTGGCTATCGCCTTTGGCTGGACGGTTCCGCTGGGAGTGTATATCGGCATGAACGCCCGTCTGGCAGCGTGGTTGCAGCCGCTGGTGCAGATTGCCGCCTCCATTCCGGCTACTGCGCTGTTTCCGGTGTTCGTGTTGATGCTGCTGAAACTGCCCGGCGGATTGAACCTTGCAGCAGTGCTGTTGATGCTCACCGGCACGCAGTGGTATCTTCTCTTTAACGTGATTGCGGGTACCATGTCTATCCCGCAGGAACTGCGGTTTACCGTTACCCTATTAGGGCTGAACCGCTGGCAGAAGTGGAGGGTGCTAATACTGCCTGCGCTGTTCCCTTACCTGATTACCGGCGCGATTACCGCCAGCGGCGGCGCATGGAACGCCAGCATCGTTGCAGAATATGTGGAGTTTGGAGGGAAGACACTGCGGGTCAACGGTCTGGGAGACTTGATTGCATACAGTACCGCGCAGGGCGACTTCCCGCTGTTGCTGGCGTCTACACTCACCATGATTTTGACGGTGGTTCTGGTGAACCGTTTGCTCTGGAGGCGCCTGTACCGAATCGCCGCATCACGCTACAGGATGGAGTGAAAGATGAACAATGGGCGAATACTTGTGGAACTGGAACATGTGAGCCAGGTGTATGCCACCGGCAGGAAGCGATTTTACGCCGTTCAGGACATCAACCTGAGCATTGGAGAAGGGGAGTTTGTGTGCTTGCTGGGACCGTCCGGTTGCGGCAAGAGCACGCTACTGCGCCTGATTACCGGTCTACAACGCCCGACGGAAGGGGTCATCCGTTATCGCGGGCAGGAGCTGAGAGGGGTCAATCCGCACGCCAGCATCGTCTTCCAGACCTTTGCGCTGTTCCCGTGGCTGTCGGTTCAGGAGAACGTGGAGGTTGCGCTGAAGGCGAGGGGAGTGCCGCCCAAAATCCGTACGGCGCGTGCTCTGGACTTGCTGGACCGCGTGGGTCTGGACGGATTCGAAAACGCCTATCCCCGCGAGCTCTCCGGCGGAATGCGTCAGAAGGTAGGCTTCGCGCGCGCGATGGCGGTGGAGCCAGAACTGTTGTGTCTGGATGAGCCGTTCTCCGCGCTGGATGTGCTCAGTTCCGAGGCGCTGCGTGGCGAACTGCTGGAGCTGTGGCTGGACGGCAAAATCCCCACCAAGACCATCCTGATGGTGACGCACAATATCGAGGAGGCGGCGGAGATGGCAGACCGGCTCGTCATCATGGGCACCTCGCCAGGACGAGTCATCGCCGAGGTGAACGTGGACCTGCCACATCCCCGCCACCGCAAAACGCCGCAGTTTCTGAAGCTGATTGACCAGATTTACGCCATCCTCGCCGGGCAAACGCAGCCCGAGCCGGTGGAGATGGGCACTGCGCCGGGTAAGCCGGGCGTGACCCGGTGGCTTCCCCAGATACAGATTAGCGACCTGGTGGGCTTGCTGGAGCACCTTGCCGAGTCGTCGCAGCCCACTTATGACATCTACCAGCTCACGGAGGACTTCGGCGCGGACTCTGACCTGGTGCTGCGCCTGATTGACACCGCGGAGCTGCTGGGCTTCGTGCGCGTAGGACAGGGTGACGTGATGCTCACCCCACTGGGCGAGACCTTCAGCGAGGCAAGCATCCTCACGCGCAAGGAGATTTTCTCCACGCGCATCCGCCGCCTGCCTATCTTCCAGTGGTTGATGAACATGCTGCAGATTGCAGAGAACCAGAGTCTGAAGCGTGACGTGGTGCGCATGGCGCTGGAGCTGGAGCTGCCTCCCGCCGAAGCGGAGAAGCAGCTCAACACCATCATTGAGTGGGGTCGTTACGGCGAGCTCATCGCTTACGACGATGAGACCGAGACGCTGATGCTGGAGCCTCTGGC contains these protein-coding regions:
- a CDS encoding ABC transporter permease, giving the protein MHFLKSPIYELKQTTREFRWSDAFVLLTITALLYMGVHFGFHAPEVVKGPGITLEPSALPYYALRSVLRMAAAYLLSLAFTLVYGYAAARSRRAEQILLPTLDVLQSVPILSFLPVVLLGLSAIMHERLAAELASIVLIFTSQVWNMTFSWYQSLTTLPRDLREAADVFRMNWWLRMRKLELPFGAIGLIWNSMMSWAGGWFFLMAAEIFTVGERDYRLPGLGAYLREASHQGNVVAIVWGLGTLVLVIVLLDQLVWRPLVAWSEKFKLEMIEQETHASSWFYDILRTSRLSERISAFWERVGERVDAWSLRVWPFRQQHVSEHPQREDIAWRIFFATVLLLVGYGTLRALHLLTQVQLLQWLDILQGVFMTALRVFVALAIAFGWTVPLGVYIGMNARLAAWLQPLVQIAASIPATALFPVFVLMLLKLPGGLNLAAVLLMLTGTQWYLLFNVIAGTMSIPQELRFTVTLLGLNRWQKWRVLILPALFPYLITGAITASGGAWNASIVAEYVEFGGKTLRVNGLGDLIAYSTAQGDFPLLLASTLTMILTVVLVNRLLWRRLYRIAASRYRME
- a CDS encoding nitrate ABC transporter ATP-binding protein, translated to MNNGRILVELEHVSQVYATGRKRFYAVQDINLSIGEGEFVCLLGPSGCGKSTLLRLITGLQRPTEGVIRYRGQELRGVNPHASIVFQTFALFPWLSVQENVEVALKARGVPPKIRTARALDLLDRVGLDGFENAYPRELSGGMRQKVGFARAMAVEPELLCLDEPFSALDVLSSEALRGELLELWLDGKIPTKTILMVTHNIEEAAEMADRLVIMGTSPGRVIAEVNVDLPHPRHRKTPQFLKLIDQIYAILAGQTQPEPVEMGTAPGKPGVTRWLPQIQISDLVGLLEHLAESSQPTYDIYQLTEDFGADSDLVLRLIDTAELLGFVRVGQGDVMLTPLGETFSEASILTRKEIFSTRIRRLPIFQWLMNMLQIAENQSLKRDVVRMALELELPPAEAEKQLNTIIEWGRYGELIAYDDETETLMLEPLAGAAA